In a single window of the Octopus sinensis linkage group LG1, ASM634580v1, whole genome shotgun sequence genome:
- the LOC115219400 gene encoding von Willebrand factor C and EGF domain-containing protein-like, which produces MKSFIFVGILTVLTVVLSAPSMQGEHCNYNGQIHQVNTSFPSYDGCNTCFCQGQDVVACTLVGCVSIEICHYNGRVYYVNDSFPSYDNCNTCYCQASERVACTYRDCVPTNYFPSSNRN; this is translated from the exons ATGAAATCGTTTATCTTCGTCGGCATCCTCACAGTTCTGACTGTCGTTCTTTCGGCACCAT CAATGCAAGGTGAACACTGCAATTATAATGGACAGATACATCAAGTCAACACAAGCTTCCCGTCCTATGATGGCTGCAACACGTGTTTTTGTCAAGGTCAAGATGTGGTTGCCTGTACACTGGTTGGTTGCGTTAGCATTG AAATCTGCCACTACAACGGTCGAGTGTACTATGTTAATGATTCATTTCCTTCTTATGACAATTGTAATACGTGCTACTGCCAAGCATCAGAAAGAGTGGCTTGTACATATagagactgtgtg CCTACCAATTACTTCCCATCATCAaatagaaattga